One Nonomuraea angiospora DNA segment encodes these proteins:
- a CDS encoding ATP-binding cassette domain-containing protein, with the protein MAVPLIAARGIVKSYGQVEALRGADFTLRPGEVVALIGDNGAGKSTLAKILSGVERPDAGTVEVDGEPVAFGSAEEARGAGIETVYQDLALCADLSPAANFFLGRELLRPGLLGLLGVLDNAAMRRATREACERLGVRLASQTAPVSGLSGGQRQGVAVARAVTWARRAVFMDEPTAALGVVQTRRVLDLIRGVRDSGVSVVLISHNMQDVMAVSDRVEVLRLGRRVARFETARVSMEELVGAMTGALETRDGDGEPDGSGPGGRDGSGSGQGLGREGGV; encoded by the coding sequence ATGGCCGTACCACTGATCGCCGCCCGCGGGATCGTGAAGAGCTACGGCCAGGTCGAGGCGCTGCGCGGCGCGGACTTCACCCTGCGGCCCGGCGAGGTGGTCGCGCTGATCGGCGACAACGGCGCGGGGAAGTCCACGCTCGCGAAGATCCTCTCGGGTGTCGAACGGCCGGACGCCGGGACGGTCGAGGTCGACGGCGAGCCGGTGGCGTTCGGCTCCGCCGAGGAGGCCAGGGGCGCCGGGATCGAGACCGTCTACCAGGACCTCGCGCTCTGCGCCGACCTCAGCCCCGCGGCCAACTTCTTCCTCGGCAGGGAACTGCTCAGGCCCGGCCTGCTCGGCCTGCTGGGCGTACTGGACAACGCCGCCATGCGCCGGGCCACGCGCGAGGCGTGCGAACGGCTCGGCGTGCGGCTCGCGTCCCAGACCGCGCCGGTCTCCGGCCTGTCCGGCGGGCAGCGGCAGGGCGTCGCGGTGGCCAGGGCGGTGACGTGGGCGCGGCGGGCGGTGTTCATGGACGAGCCCACGGCCGCGCTCGGGGTCGTGCAGACCCGGCGGGTGCTCGACCTCATCCGCGGCGTGCGCGACTCGGGCGTGTCCGTGGTGCTGATCAGCCACAACATGCAGGACGTGATGGCGGTGTCCGACCGGGTGGAGGTGCTGCGGCTCGGACGCCGGGTGGCCCGCTTCGAGACGGCGCGCGTCTCGATGGAGGAGCTGGTCGGGGCCATGACCGGAGCCCTCGAAACGCGGGACGGGGACGGCGAGCCGGACGGCTCGGGGCCCGGCGGGCGGGACGGCTCGGGTTCCGGCCAGGGGCTCGGGCGGGAGGGCGGCGTATGA
- a CDS encoding helix-turn-helix domain-containing protein, whose translation MTSFQQARIDLGGQLRQLREAAHLSGKELAQRLGWQPSKVSRLENARQTATEDDVVVWAQAVRASPDTTDELIRQAIALLERHDDWKQRHRSGLAALQEDIRDLEARTKLFRVFEPGIIVGLLQTSEYARHVFRKVKRLYSAADQIDAAVRVRMQRQEILYDRTRTFRFVVTEAALRTALAPPEVMRGQLDRLLAVSTLPNVEFGVIPFSTELPSSPINGFWIYNEAMVGVETMTKDLILRDPDDIGFYVRAFDDYAKVAEFDEPGREVIIGILHDYRKQTSH comes from the coding sequence GTGACGTCGTTTCAGCAGGCGCGCATCGACCTCGGCGGCCAGTTACGACAGCTGCGCGAGGCCGCGCACCTGTCGGGCAAGGAGCTGGCCCAGCGGCTGGGCTGGCAGCCGTCCAAGGTCTCCCGCCTGGAGAACGCCCGGCAGACCGCCACGGAGGATGACGTGGTCGTGTGGGCGCAGGCCGTACGCGCCTCGCCCGACACGACCGACGAGCTCATCAGGCAGGCCATCGCGCTGCTCGAACGGCACGACGACTGGAAGCAGCGCCACCGCAGCGGCCTGGCCGCCCTCCAGGAGGACATCCGCGACCTGGAGGCGCGCACGAAGCTCTTCCGGGTGTTCGAGCCCGGCATCATCGTGGGCCTGCTGCAGACCTCCGAATACGCCAGGCACGTCTTCCGCAAGGTCAAGCGCCTCTACAGCGCGGCCGACCAGATCGACGCGGCGGTGCGGGTGCGGATGCAGCGCCAGGAGATCCTGTACGACCGGACGCGCACGTTCAGGTTCGTGGTGACGGAGGCGGCACTGCGCACCGCCCTCGCCCCACCCGAGGTGATGCGCGGCCAGCTCGACCGATTACTCGCCGTCAGCACACTGCCGAACGTCGAGTTCGGCGTGATCCCGTTCAGCACGGAGCTGCCGTCGAGCCCGATCAACGGCTTCTGGATCTACAACGAGGCCATGGTCGGGGTGGAAACCATGACAAAGGACCTGATCCTTCGCGATCCCGATGACATCGGCTTCTACGTCCGGGCCTTCGATGACTATGCGAAGGTGGCGGAGTTCGACGAACCCGGGCGGGAGGTCATCATCGGAATTCTTCACGATTACCGCAAACAAACATCACATTAA
- a CDS encoding phosphotransferase family protein, with amino-acid sequence MTSTHIDVSAIDLAALGTWMDAQGLPAGPITGVAPVLGGTQNVMVRFERGGRPYILRRPPLHARSRSNEVLRREARVLAALRGTPVPAPRLVAAQTEREPVFYLMEPVDGFNPSTGLPEPHASDAAIRHRMGLEAAAALAELGRVDPGVLPGFGRPEGFLERQVPRWLKELDSYGELDGYPGPDIPGLAETADWLSRNLPRTFTPGIMHGDYHFANLMFACDGPRVAAIVDWEMSTIGDPLLDLGWLLATWPSNNGHVPGLPEPRELIEYYAALSERDLSAVGWYAVMACFKLGIVLEGSHARAFAGKAPKDIGDVLHETTLQLFERAHQFMDGVLG; translated from the coding sequence ATGACCTCCACCCACATCGACGTCAGCGCCATCGACCTCGCCGCGCTCGGCACGTGGATGGACGCCCAGGGCCTGCCCGCCGGCCCGATCACGGGCGTCGCGCCGGTCCTGGGCGGCACGCAGAACGTCATGGTCCGCTTCGAGCGCGGCGGCCGCCCGTACATCCTGCGCCGGCCTCCCCTGCACGCCCGCAGCAGGAGCAACGAGGTGCTGCGCCGCGAGGCGCGGGTGCTGGCGGCGCTGCGCGGCACGCCCGTGCCCGCGCCCAGGCTGGTGGCCGCGCAGACCGAGCGGGAGCCGGTGTTCTACCTGATGGAGCCGGTCGACGGGTTCAACCCTTCGACGGGCCTGCCGGAGCCGCACGCCTCCGACGCCGCGATCAGGCACCGCATGGGGCTGGAGGCCGCGGCCGCGCTGGCCGAGCTGGGGCGGGTCGATCCGGGGGTGCTGCCGGGGTTCGGCAGGCCGGAGGGGTTCCTGGAGCGGCAGGTGCCGCGCTGGCTCAAGGAGCTCGACTCGTACGGCGAGCTGGACGGCTATCCGGGCCCCGACATTCCGGGTCTGGCCGAGACGGCCGACTGGCTGTCGCGCAACCTGCCCCGGACGTTCACCCCGGGGATCATGCACGGCGACTACCACTTCGCGAACCTGATGTTCGCCTGCGACGGCCCCCGCGTGGCCGCGATCGTGGACTGGGAGATGAGCACGATCGGCGACCCGCTGCTCGATCTCGGCTGGCTGCTGGCCACCTGGCCCAGCAACAACGGCCACGTTCCCGGGCTGCCGGAGCCGCGCGAGCTCATCGAGTACTACGCGGCGCTGTCGGAGCGCGACCTGTCGGCCGTCGGCTGGTACGCGGTGATGGCCTGCTTCAAGCTCGGGATCGTCCTGGAGGGCTCGCACGCGCGGGCGTTCGCGGGAAAGGCCCCAAAGGACATAGGGGACGTACTACACGAAACCACCCTGCAACTGTTTGAACGGGCACATCAGTTTATGGATGGCGTTCTCGGCTGA
- a CDS encoding ROK family protein, protein MDYVVAVDVGGTTFKGGFVARDGTILHFERRVTPRGAGQVIAAISAFVADLARPRAGRRPLAVGLAVPGLVTPTHAVYSAAFGWRDVPVSSFADVDLPVALGHDVRSAGEAELAYGAGGDDVLFLPIGTGIAGAVVLSGSLYGGAEGFAGQIGHIPVRPDGLACGCGQRGCLAAYASGGAIAARYGSGTSADVVRLATEGDERAAEVWSSAVDTLALALATYTLLLDPARIVIGGGVSLAGDALLVPLRERLAGLLAFRRAPEVVASSLGVRAGLLGAGLLGWRSVS, encoded by the coding sequence ATGGATTATGTCGTTGCCGTCGATGTCGGCGGCACCACCTTCAAAGGCGGATTTGTCGCCCGAGACGGGACAATTCTGCATTTCGAGCGACGTGTAACGCCTCGCGGTGCCGGCCAGGTGATCGCGGCCATCTCCGCCTTCGTCGCCGACCTGGCCCGGCCCCGCGCCGGACGCCGCCCGCTCGCCGTGGGACTGGCGGTGCCGGGACTGGTCACGCCCACCCACGCCGTCTACTCGGCGGCCTTCGGGTGGCGGGACGTGCCCGTCTCGTCGTTCGCGGACGTGGACCTGCCGGTGGCGCTCGGGCACGACGTCCGCTCGGCGGGGGAGGCCGAGCTGGCCTATGGGGCGGGCGGGGACGACGTCCTGTTCCTCCCTATCGGTACGGGTATCGCGGGCGCGGTCGTCCTGTCGGGCTCGCTGTACGGGGGAGCTGAAGGCTTCGCCGGGCAGATCGGTCACATCCCGGTCCGGCCCGACGGGCTGGCCTGCGGGTGCGGGCAGCGGGGATGCCTGGCCGCGTACGCGTCGGGCGGGGCCATCGCGGCCCGCTACGGCTCGGGCACCTCCGCGGACGTGGTGCGCCTGGCCACCGAGGGGGACGAGCGGGCGGCGGAGGTGTGGTCCTCGGCCGTGGACACGCTCGCCCTGGCGCTGGCCACGTACACCCTGCTGCTCGACCCGGCGCGCATCGTCATCGGGGGCGGGGTCTCGCTGGCGGGGGACGCGCTGCTGGTGCCGCTGCGGGAGCGGTTGGCGGGACTGCTGGCCTTCCGGCGGGCACCGGAGGTGGTGGCGTCGTCCCTCGGCGTGCGCGCCGGGCTGCTCGGGGCGGGGCTGCTGGGCTGGCGGTCAGTTTCGTAG
- a CDS encoding acetoacetate decarboxylase family protein, with the protein MTFTARRRRPAGRVAGRFANVDGIPFRMPVGTRGSPAFIAVYPIDPRGAREALPEELSPYRIRGEGVLMIAVVDYQDTPIGTYVELCTGILCTPAGRPAPPLLPLLFRSAFGTGVHIGDMPVSTEISVKGGLGIWGMPKRRASLDFVTDGSTVSSQYDLDGRLVMRVDVPRPARAWLPMRFTGIGYADFRGMLWKSSVTLCGRMGLTWGGGRESRLLLGDHERAAWLKRLDIRDRPFLTAFFPSVRGVLHDRVEGWFRTSATPPPPPREGLEYVAGLGLGQDRLPPPDRAATDRLLGLPRPREYAAPTP; encoded by the coding sequence ATGACCTTCACCGCACGACGCCGGCGCCCAGCCGGCAGAGTCGCCGGCCGATTCGCCAACGTGGACGGCATCCCGTTCCGGATGCCGGTGGGGACGCGGGGCAGCCCGGCGTTCATCGCCGTCTACCCGATCGACCCGCGCGGCGCGCGCGAGGCGCTGCCGGAGGAGCTGAGCCCGTACCGGATCCGCGGCGAGGGGGTGCTGATGATCGCGGTGGTGGACTACCAGGACACCCCGATCGGCACGTACGTGGAGCTCTGCACCGGGATCCTGTGCACGCCGGCCGGCCGGCCCGCCCCGCCGCTGCTCCCGCTGCTGTTCCGCTCGGCCTTCGGCACCGGCGTCCACATCGGCGACATGCCGGTGAGCACCGAGATCTCCGTCAAGGGCGGCCTCGGCATCTGGGGCATGCCCAAGCGGCGCGCCTCGCTCGACTTCGTCACCGACGGGTCCACCGTCAGCAGCCAGTACGACCTCGACGGGCGACTGGTCATGCGCGTGGACGTGCCGCGCCCGGCGCGGGCGTGGCTGCCGATGCGGTTCACCGGCATCGGCTACGCCGACTTCCGCGGGATGCTCTGGAAGTCGTCCGTCACGCTCTGCGGCCGGATGGGCCTGACGTGGGGCGGCGGCCGGGAGAGCCGGCTCCTGCTCGGCGACCACGAGCGGGCGGCGTGGCTGAAGCGGCTGGACATCCGCGACCGGCCGTTCCTGACCGCCTTCTTCCCCTCCGTGCGCGGGGTGCTCCACGACCGCGTGGAGGGCTGGTTCCGCACCTCGGCCACGCCTCCCCCGCCGCCCCGGGAGGGCCTGGAGTACGTGGCCGGGCTGGGGCTCGGGCAGGACCGGCTGCCGCCTCCCGACCGCGCGGCGACGGACCGCCTCCTGGGCCTGCCCCGGCCGCGCGAGTACGCCGCCCCGACGCCGTAG
- a CDS encoding ABC transporter substrate-binding protein: MRKAVAALGTLLLTIAACGGQSGQSGGGGQTRVTLVQGLAGEEFYETMACGAKAKAKELGVALDVQGPQKFDPTLQTPIVNSVVASKPDAMLIAPTDVKAMIAPLTQAKQQGIKIILVDTVVEDPGIGLSRISTDNVKGGAAAAKALAEQIGDKGKALVISTDPGVSTVDARIKGFEQEIKASHPGITYLGVQYSHNDVGEASKIVNAALAKDPDLAGVFATNLNSATGAGSALQQAGKLGQVKMVGFDAGPAQVKQLKDGVVQALIAQLPGDIGAKGVEQAVAAVKGQQVTPSIPTDATIVTAQNVDQPEVQKILYKAGC; the protein is encoded by the coding sequence ATGCGCAAGGCTGTGGCAGCTCTGGGAACGCTGCTGTTGACGATCGCCGCCTGCGGCGGGCAGAGCGGGCAGAGCGGAGGCGGCGGCCAGACCAGGGTGACGCTCGTGCAGGGGCTGGCGGGCGAGGAGTTCTACGAGACCATGGCCTGCGGGGCGAAGGCCAAGGCCAAGGAGCTGGGCGTGGCGCTGGACGTGCAGGGGCCGCAGAAGTTCGACCCGACGTTGCAGACGCCGATCGTCAACTCCGTGGTGGCGAGCAAGCCGGACGCCATGCTCATCGCGCCGACCGACGTCAAGGCCATGATCGCGCCGCTGACCCAGGCCAAGCAGCAGGGCATCAAGATCATCCTGGTGGACACGGTGGTGGAGGATCCGGGCATCGGACTGTCCAGGATCAGCACCGACAACGTCAAGGGCGGGGCGGCGGCGGCCAAGGCGCTGGCGGAGCAGATCGGCGACAAGGGCAAGGCGCTGGTCATCTCCACGGACCCCGGCGTGAGCACCGTGGACGCCCGCATCAAGGGGTTCGAGCAGGAGATCAAGGCTTCCCACCCGGGGATCACGTACCTGGGCGTGCAGTACTCGCACAACGACGTCGGCGAGGCTTCCAAGATCGTCAACGCCGCTCTGGCCAAGGATCCCGACCTGGCTGGGGTCTTCGCCACGAACCTCAACTCCGCCACCGGCGCCGGCTCCGCCCTCCAGCAGGCGGGCAAGCTGGGGCAGGTCAAGATGGTGGGCTTCGACGCGGGGCCCGCGCAGGTGAAGCAGCTCAAGGACGGCGTCGTACAGGCGCTCATCGCGCAGCTGCCCGGCGACATCGGGGCCAAGGGGGTGGAGCAGGCGGTGGCGGCGGTCAAGGGGCAGCAGGTCACGCCGTCGATCCCGACGGACGCCACCATCGTCACCGCGCAGAACGTGGACCAGCCGGAGGTGCAGAAGATCCTCTACAAGGCCGGCTGCTGA
- a CDS encoding GMC oxidoreductase, with product MRHNGSDQARRPAREHADVVVVGSGFGGAVAAYRFAEAGLRVVVLERGRAYPPGSFPRAPAAMARNLWDPSEGLYGLFDLWSFRGLGAAVSSGLGGGSLIYANVLLRKPERWFVKESPLPGGGYEHWPVTRADLDPHYDAVERMLKPQRYPLGQPPYDTTAKTLAMREAAGRLGLEWELPPLAVAFAPEPGGRPVPGLPIPDPEYGNLHGLPRTTCRLRGECDLGCNDGAKNSLDHTYLSAARHAGADLRTLHEVRWLAPAPGGGYAVSYVVHEPREDRRRVSTRRLPQHTITCDRLVLAAGTLGTTYLLLTCSSEFPGLSPMLGARFSGNGDLLTVVKDARDGARRHRSLEGSRGPVITSAIRVPDAADSGHGDRRGFLIEDAGYPPFAEWLGEFAGVRGQVRRAGRFALHRLGALLSHSPRTRINAELAALLGDGHLSDGSLGLLGMGRDIPDGVMRLRRGYLDVEWTTGTSMPYFTTMRALMRDMARVLRAGYLDNPLWLARKVITVHPLGGAPMGRHPAEGVVDEYGEVFGHPGLYVLDGACVPGPVGVNPSLTIAALADRACEHVLESAPRTAARLAEVSSGLSFTEEMRGHVMPGSADAEEGERLGRANGHPLAVHLTITAGDVERFVADAGHEASAAGWVTCPVLGGGRLRVEDGSFNLFVAGEDPARRRMLYRLHFTGDGDAPLTLTGFKDVHDDPGADLWSDTSTLYVRILRGHTRPAEDAEAEVVAAGIIRIHLPDFLHQLTTFRTWGPDGAAGLVRFGRLFLGELWDAYHDLAVGARVP from the coding sequence ATGCGTCATAACGGTTCTGACCAGGCGAGACGTCCCGCGCGTGAGCACGCCGACGTCGTCGTGGTGGGTTCGGGGTTCGGCGGCGCCGTGGCGGCCTACCGGTTCGCGGAGGCGGGGCTGCGGGTGGTCGTGCTGGAGCGCGGCCGGGCGTACCCGCCGGGGTCGTTCCCGCGCGCGCCCGCCGCGATGGCGCGCAACCTGTGGGATCCGAGCGAGGGCCTGTACGGCCTGTTCGACCTGTGGAGCTTCCGCGGGCTCGGCGCGGCCGTCTCCAGCGGGCTCGGCGGCGGCTCCCTCATCTACGCCAACGTGCTGCTGCGCAAGCCGGAGCGATGGTTCGTCAAGGAGAGCCCGCTGCCCGGCGGCGGCTACGAGCACTGGCCCGTCACGCGGGCCGACCTCGACCCGCACTACGACGCCGTGGAACGCATGCTCAAGCCTCAGCGCTACCCCCTCGGCCAGCCGCCGTACGACACCACGGCCAAGACCCTCGCCATGCGCGAGGCGGCCGGGCGGCTGGGGCTGGAGTGGGAGCTGCCGCCGCTGGCCGTCGCCTTCGCCCCGGAGCCCGGCGGCCGGCCCGTTCCCGGGCTGCCCATCCCGGACCCCGAGTACGGCAACCTGCACGGCCTGCCGCGTACGACGTGCCGGCTGCGCGGCGAGTGCGACCTCGGCTGCAACGACGGCGCCAAGAACTCCCTCGACCACACCTACCTGTCGGCGGCCCGGCACGCCGGCGCCGACCTGCGCACCCTGCACGAGGTACGGTGGCTCGCCCCCGCTCCCGGCGGCGGCTACGCCGTGAGCTACGTGGTGCACGAACCGCGCGAGGACCGGCGGCGGGTCAGCACCCGGCGGCTGCCCCAGCACACGATCACCTGTGACCGGCTCGTCCTGGCCGCGGGCACGCTCGGGACGACGTACCTGCTGCTGACCTGCAGCTCGGAGTTCCCCGGCCTGAGCCCCATGCTCGGGGCCCGCTTCAGCGGCAACGGCGACCTCCTCACCGTGGTCAAGGACGCCCGCGACGGCGCGCGCCGCCACCGCTCGCTGGAGGGCAGCCGCGGGCCCGTGATCACCAGCGCCATCCGGGTGCCGGACGCCGCCGACTCGGGGCACGGGGACCGGCGGGGCTTCCTGATCGAGGACGCGGGCTACCCGCCCTTCGCCGAGTGGCTGGGGGAGTTCGCGGGGGTGCGCGGCCAGGTCAGGAGGGCCGGCAGGTTCGCGCTGCACAGGCTCGGGGCCCTGCTGAGCCACTCGCCACGGACCCGGATCAACGCCGAACTGGCCGCGCTGCTCGGCGACGGGCACCTGTCCGACGGGTCGCTGGGCCTGCTCGGCATGGGCCGCGACATCCCCGACGGCGTCATGCGCCTGCGCCGCGGCTACCTCGACGTCGAGTGGACGACCGGCACGTCCATGCCGTACTTCACCACGATGCGCGCGCTCATGCGGGACATGGCCCGGGTCCTGCGGGCCGGCTACCTCGACAATCCCCTGTGGCTGGCCCGCAAGGTGATCACGGTGCATCCGCTCGGCGGCGCCCCGATGGGCCGCCACCCCGCCGAGGGCGTCGTGGACGAGTACGGCGAGGTGTTCGGGCATCCGGGCCTGTACGTCCTGGACGGGGCGTGCGTGCCCGGCCCGGTCGGCGTCAACCCCTCCCTGACCATCGCCGCCCTGGCGGACCGCGCCTGCGAGCACGTCCTGGAGAGCGCGCCCCGGACGGCGGCGCGGCTCGCGGAGGTGTCGTCCGGCCTGAGCTTCACCGAGGAGATGCGCGGCCACGTCATGCCCGGCTCCGCCGACGCGGAGGAGGGCGAGCGGCTGGGGCGTGCGAACGGCCACCCGCTGGCGGTCCACCTGACCATCACCGCCGGCGACGTCGAGCGGTTCGTGGCCGACGCCGGGCACGAGGCGTCGGCCGCCGGGTGGGTGACCTGCCCCGTGCTCGGCGGCGGCCGCCTGCGGGTGGAGGACGGGTCGTTCAACCTGTTCGTGGCGGGCGAGGACCCGGCCCGGCGGCGCATGCTCTACCGCCTGCACTTCACCGGCGACGGGGACGCCCCGCTGACGCTCACGGGCTTCAAGGACGTGCACGACGATCCCGGGGCCGACCTGTGGTCCGACACCTCCACCCTGTACGTCCGGATCCTGCGCGGGCACACCCGCCCGGCGGAGGACGCGGAGGCCGAGGTGGTCGCCGCGGGGATCATCCGCATCCACCTGCCGGACTTCCTGCACCAGCTGACGACGTTCCGCACGTGGGGGCCCGACGGGGCCGCGGGGCTGGTGAGGTTCGGCCGGCTGTTCCTGGGCGAGCTGTGGGACGCCTACCACGACCTCGCGGTGGGGGCGCGGGTGCCCTGA
- a CDS encoding GNAT family N-acetyltransferase produces MTIRRLTQEDLDDCTRLAKDRGWLPERHKWSLLLEVGEAYGIDAPDGDGLAGTNILTRYGDDHAAISMVLTASRYARQGLARRLMEHVLERAGSRTVSLFATDYGRPLYEQMGFRAVGGVVKHTGVFAGEPSGRTRPATEADLDEIVELDAELFGTDRSALLRRMFGFGERVRIADGGFGHCWRNDDNTVIGPVVARDEATARALIADLALDVGGEVRMDLDEEMDGLVAWAVAHGMGNPWRSARMVHRGDLPGERACQFLPFMQALG; encoded by the coding sequence ATGACCATCCGCCGCCTCACCCAAGAGGACCTTGACGACTGCACCCGCCTGGCCAAGGATCGCGGCTGGCTTCCCGAACGCCACAAGTGGAGCCTCCTGCTCGAGGTCGGCGAGGCGTACGGCATCGACGCCCCCGACGGCGACGGCCTGGCCGGCACGAACATCCTGACCCGCTACGGCGACGACCACGCCGCGATCAGCATGGTCCTCACCGCGTCCAGGTACGCCAGGCAGGGGCTGGCCCGCCGGCTCATGGAGCACGTGCTGGAGCGGGCCGGCAGCCGTACCGTCTCCCTCTTCGCCACCGACTACGGCCGCCCCCTGTACGAGCAGATGGGATTCCGGGCCGTCGGCGGGGTCGTCAAGCACACGGGGGTGTTCGCGGGCGAGCCGTCGGGCCGGACCCGCCCGGCCACGGAGGCCGACCTGGACGAGATCGTGGAGCTGGACGCGGAGCTGTTCGGGACGGACAGGTCGGCGTTGCTGCGGCGGATGTTCGGCTTCGGCGAGCGGGTACGGATCGCGGACGGCGGCTTCGGCCACTGCTGGCGCAACGACGACAACACCGTGATCGGCCCGGTCGTGGCGCGGGACGAGGCGACCGCCCGGGCGCTGATCGCGGACCTGGCGCTGGACGTGGGCGGCGAGGTGCGGATGGACCTGGACGAGGAGATGGACGGCCTGGTCGCGTGGGCGGTCGCGCACGGCATGGGCAACCCGTGGCGGAGCGCGAGGATGGTGCACAGGGGTGACCTGCCGGGCGAGCGCGCCTGCCAGTTCCTGCCGTTCATGCAGGCACTGGGCTGA
- a CDS encoding ABC transporter permease, which produces MKGVRLGDLQVLWIGLVLVALLAAFSILAPTTFPTSFNLLNLVSDAAILLLLATGMTYVIITAGIDLSVGGVLVFSAVAAAEVMDATGSLALGTLAALVTGLAWGVLNGVLIALGRIPALIVTLGTLGMSLGGALLLTGGVDLRAPTDLNLGLGLARWLGVPLIAWICAAITAALALVLAWTRFGRHTYAIGSNAEAARRGGVAVRRHLVKVYGLAGLLAGLAGHLSLAKYGITGVSAHSTDNLQAIAAVVIGGTSLFGGVGTVAGTVIGVFIPVVLQNGFQILGVRPFWQQVVVGAVLVAAVYVDQWRRRARDQ; this is translated from the coding sequence ATGAAGGGGGTGCGGCTCGGGGACCTGCAGGTCTTGTGGATCGGCCTGGTGCTGGTCGCGCTGCTGGCGGCGTTCTCGATCCTGGCGCCCACCACGTTCCCCACCTCGTTCAACCTGCTCAACCTCGTCAGCGACGCGGCCATCCTGCTGCTGCTCGCCACCGGCATGACGTACGTGATCATCACGGCGGGGATCGACCTGTCGGTGGGCGGGGTGCTGGTGTTCTCGGCCGTGGCGGCCGCCGAGGTCATGGACGCCACCGGCTCGCTCGCGCTCGGCACCCTGGCCGCCCTGGTGACAGGGCTGGCGTGGGGCGTGCTGAACGGCGTGCTGATCGCCCTGGGCCGCATCCCCGCCCTGATCGTGACGCTCGGGACGCTGGGCATGTCGCTCGGCGGGGCCCTGCTGCTCACCGGCGGGGTCGATCTGCGTGCCCCCACGGACCTGAACCTCGGTCTCGGGCTGGCGCGCTGGCTGGGCGTGCCGCTGATCGCGTGGATCTGCGCCGCCATCACCGCCGCGCTCGCGCTCGTGCTCGCCTGGACCCGCTTCGGGCGGCACACGTACGCGATCGGGTCCAACGCCGAGGCCGCCCGGCGCGGCGGCGTGGCCGTGCGCCGGCACCTGGTCAAGGTGTACGGCCTGGCGGGGCTGCTGGCCGGGCTGGCCGGGCACCTGTCGCTCGCCAAGTACGGCATCACCGGCGTGTCCGCCCACTCCACCGACAACCTGCAGGCCATCGCCGCCGTGGTGATCGGCGGCACCTCGCTGTTCGGCGGCGTGGGGACGGTGGCCGGGACGGTCATCGGGGTGTTCATCCCGGTCGTGCTGCAGAACGGCTTCCAGATCCTGGGCGTGCGGCCGTTCTGGCAGCAGGTGGTGGTGGGCGCCGTGCTCGTCGCCGCCGTCTACGTCGACCAGTGGAGGCGCAGGGCCCGGGACCAGTAG